In one window of Posidoniimonas corsicana DNA:
- a CDS encoding efflux RND transporter permease subunit has product MNITNLAIDRPRAVLVLTLLVLLMAVYAGYFTPVQRSPAITKAVVIVAIPYPDSDPAKAENNIARKVEDALKELQSVDFIASTSMRGSAVTQVIFLDDVDPDAARIEVQDLVNRITNELPLGREVQPIVTDIDFENMPLMLLNITAPPGLDDRTLKTIAEDVQDEIEAVDGVANTQLFGGKEREIHVNVNPDLMSQYGISLAQVQQAIANFHAEVPAGEFTTGEYDRTLRNETELRGVADIREAVVSSQGGRVIRVSDIAEVIDSHRKVMNLAEFDGQAGALIMVNKESDINTLGAARGVREVVEGLRDEFPDFTFAITRDASSEIWVMFRVLGSSAIFGAMLVLVILAWTMGLRISLLVLIAIPFSMAVALQFLFFAGIPVSNMVVFSFILVLGMVVDGAIIVAENIYRHIERGEDPVDAAKNGIHEVGIPVIAADLTTIAAFLPMILVPGIMGDFMGVMPKVVSVALLGSVLVDHFVIPTVAARWYKKRTPVKDESQSFHSLVGGRADGPQHTARIRPDVGFFTRVYARSLRFALAHRGFVMIWCLLAMWGAKILIGQLGFNFFPTSDRGQFIVKYELPLGYSIEETLNASRVITEPLRRWEKSGILSHYVTSAGSSGGLAVRVDDDPATGPEFGQVQVELVPPMDRSIHEQEVIRYLRDNVRPIPGMTFSVEEVEDGPPGGADVSVRLTGDDLTQLGEISKEIAARLREVRGAVDVQTDFRDESPELVIEPTPSVVGLFDMDEARIAQAVQTAIAGDNRIQITLDDEDVDVRVQLAPEYRRRPADLKRLTLTGQGGERATIEQLADIRRDAGLYSINRYERQRAVVTKCNVVAPTTPADVFKRINDQILPDLGFRPAADAEKSLEGFAKNHIGRPTTLAEGVQAEFTGENDERDENFGYLLWSMIIGVVLIAAILAMQFNSFRQSMIVMVTVPLSFIGVVIGMWASGFPFSLASFIGLVSLTGIVVNDAIVLVDFANQARKRGLPVREALLEAGVNRLRPVLLTTVTTIGGLLPLLLNISGGAEFWQPLTGAVVFGLAFATILTLVVIPCCYLIAYNIPLWIWRSLGAVVLALMAMALGSQAGPGAGVVAMAVVLLAGGAFAAIELVRARDAGEALLWDSNPA; this is encoded by the coding sequence ATGAACATCACCAACCTCGCCATCGACCGCCCCCGCGCCGTGCTGGTGCTGACGCTGCTGGTGCTGCTGATGGCGGTGTACGCGGGCTACTTCACGCCGGTGCAGCGCTCGCCCGCTATCACCAAGGCGGTGGTGATCGTCGCGATCCCGTACCCGGACTCCGACCCGGCCAAGGCCGAGAACAACATCGCCCGCAAGGTCGAGGACGCGCTCAAGGAGCTGCAGAGCGTCGACTTCATCGCCTCGACCAGCATGCGCGGGTCGGCGGTGACGCAGGTCATCTTCCTGGACGACGTCGACCCCGACGCGGCCCGCATCGAGGTCCAGGACCTTGTCAACCGGATCACCAACGAGCTGCCGCTCGGGCGTGAGGTCCAGCCGATCGTCACGGACATCGATTTCGAGAACATGCCGCTGATGCTGCTGAACATCACGGCGCCCCCCGGGCTCGACGACCGCACGCTCAAGACCATCGCTGAGGACGTGCAGGACGAGATCGAGGCCGTCGACGGCGTGGCCAACACGCAGTTGTTCGGCGGCAAAGAGCGCGAGATCCACGTCAACGTGAACCCGGACCTGATGTCGCAGTACGGCATCTCGCTGGCGCAGGTGCAGCAGGCGATCGCCAACTTCCATGCCGAAGTGCCCGCCGGCGAGTTCACCACCGGCGAGTACGACCGCACCCTCCGCAACGAGACCGAGCTGCGCGGGGTGGCCGACATCCGCGAGGCGGTGGTCAGCAGTCAGGGGGGCCGCGTGATCCGCGTGTCGGACATCGCGGAGGTGATCGACTCGCACCGCAAGGTGATGAACCTGGCCGAGTTCGACGGCCAGGCCGGCGCGCTGATCATGGTCAACAAGGAGTCCGACATCAACACGCTCGGCGCTGCCCGCGGCGTCCGCGAGGTGGTCGAGGGCCTGCGGGACGAGTTCCCGGACTTCACCTTCGCCATCACCCGCGACGCGTCGTCGGAGATCTGGGTGATGTTCCGCGTGCTGGGCTCCAGCGCCATCTTCGGCGCGATGCTGGTGCTGGTGATCCTGGCGTGGACCATGGGCCTGCGGATCTCGCTGCTGGTGCTGATCGCCATCCCGTTCAGCATGGCGGTGGCGCTACAGTTCCTGTTCTTCGCCGGCATCCCGGTGTCGAACATGGTCGTGTTCTCGTTCATCCTCGTGCTGGGGATGGTCGTGGACGGGGCGATCATCGTGGCGGAGAACATCTACCGCCACATCGAACGCGGCGAGGACCCGGTCGACGCGGCCAAGAACGGCATCCACGAGGTCGGCATCCCCGTGATCGCCGCCGACCTGACCACCATCGCCGCGTTCCTGCCGATGATCCTCGTGCCGGGGATCATGGGCGACTTCATGGGCGTGATGCCCAAGGTGGTGAGCGTCGCGCTGCTGGGGTCGGTGCTGGTGGACCATTTCGTGATCCCCACCGTGGCGGCCCGCTGGTACAAGAAGCGGACCCCGGTAAAGGACGAGTCGCAGTCGTTCCACTCGCTGGTCGGCGGGCGGGCCGACGGGCCGCAGCACACCGCGCGGATCAGGCCCGACGTTGGTTTCTTCACCCGCGTCTACGCGCGGAGCCTGCGGTTCGCGTTGGCGCACCGCGGCTTTGTCATGATCTGGTGCCTGCTGGCGATGTGGGGCGCCAAGATCCTGATCGGGCAGCTCGGGTTCAACTTCTTCCCCACCAGCGACCGCGGGCAGTTCATCGTCAAGTACGAGCTGCCGCTGGGCTACAGCATCGAGGAGACGCTCAACGCGTCGCGGGTCATCACCGAGCCGCTGCGGCGGTGGGAGAAGAGCGGCATCCTGTCGCACTACGTGACCTCGGCGGGGTCGTCCGGCGGGCTGGCCGTCCGCGTCGACGACGACCCGGCCACCGGCCCCGAGTTTGGCCAGGTGCAGGTCGAGCTGGTCCCGCCGATGGACCGCAGCATCCACGAGCAGGAGGTCATCCGCTACCTGCGGGACAACGTGCGGCCGATCCCCGGCATGACCTTCAGCGTCGAGGAGGTCGAGGACGGCCCACCGGGCGGAGCGGACGTGTCGGTCCGGCTGACCGGCGACGACCTCACGCAGCTGGGCGAGATCTCCAAGGAGATCGCCGCGCGGCTCCGCGAGGTCCGCGGCGCGGTCGACGTGCAGACCGACTTCCGTGACGAGAGCCCCGAGCTGGTCATCGAGCCCACCCCCAGCGTGGTCGGCCTGTTCGACATGGACGAGGCCCGCATCGCGCAGGCGGTGCAGACCGCCATCGCCGGCGACAACCGCATCCAGATCACCCTCGACGACGAGGACGTCGACGTCCGCGTGCAGCTGGCGCCCGAGTACCGCCGCCGACCGGCGGACCTCAAACGCCTGACGCTCACCGGGCAGGGGGGCGAGCGGGCCACCATCGAGCAGCTGGCCGACATCCGCCGCGACGCCGGCCTGTACAGCATCAACCGGTACGAGCGGCAGCGGGCGGTGGTGACCAAGTGCAACGTGGTGGCGCCGACCACCCCCGCCGACGTGTTCAAGCGGATCAACGACCAGATCCTGCCCGACCTCGGCTTCCGCCCCGCCGCCGACGCCGAGAAGAGCCTGGAGGGCTTCGCCAAGAACCACATCGGCCGCCCCACCACGCTGGCCGAGGGAGTGCAGGCCGAGTTCACCGGCGAGAACGACGAACGCGACGAGAACTTCGGCTACCTGCTGTGGAGCATGATCATCGGCGTGGTGCTCATCGCCGCGATCCTGGCGATGCAGTTCAACAGCTTCCGCCAGAGTATGATCGTGATGGTCACGGTGCCGCTGTCGTTCATCGGCGTGGTGATCGGCATGTGGGCGTCGGGCTTCCCGTTCAGCCTGGCGTCGTTCATCGGGCTGGTCAGCCTGACCGGCATCGTGGTGAACGACGCCATCGTGCTGGTCGACTTCGCCAACCAGGCCCGCAAACGCGGCCTGCCGGTCCGCGAGGCGCTGCTCGAGGCGGGCGTCAACCGGCTGCGGCCGGTGCTGCTGACCACCGTGACCACCATCGGCGGCCTGCTGCCGCTGCTGCTCAACATCTCCGGCGGCGCCGAGTTCTGGCAGCCGCTCACCGGCGCCGTGGTGTTCGGCCTGGCGTTCGCCACGATCCTGACGCTGGTCGTGATCCCCTGCTGCTACCTGATCGCCTACAACATCCCGCTGTGGATCTGGCGGAGCCTGGGCGCGGTGGTGCTGGCGCTGATGGCGATGGCCCTAGGGTCGCAGGCCGGCCCCGGGGCGGGGGTGGTCGCGATGGCGGTCGTGCTGCTGGCCGGCGGCGCCTTCGCCGCGATCGAGCTGGTCCGCGCCCGCGACGCGGGCGAGGCGCTGCTGTGGGATTCGAACCCGGCTTAG
- a CDS encoding DUF167 domain-containing protein — MSEPLELSPHPQGVVLAVKARAGGACNAVAGVRDGRLLVSVTQAPEKGKANAAIGRVIAKALGLRPSEVQLFAGPTNPQKRFLLVGADPDAVRQTVAELLAD, encoded by the coding sequence GTGAGCGAGCCGCTGGAGCTGTCGCCGCACCCCCAGGGCGTGGTGCTGGCCGTGAAGGCCCGCGCCGGCGGTGCCTGCAACGCGGTGGCCGGCGTCCGCGACGGCCGCCTGCTGGTCAGCGTCACCCAGGCGCCGGAGAAGGGGAAGGCCAACGCCGCGATTGGCCGGGTAATCGCGAAGGCGCTCGGCCTGCGGCCATCCGAGGTGCAGCTCTTCGCGGGGCCGACGAACCCGCAGAAACGTTTCCTGCTGGTCGGCGCCGACCCGGACGCGGTGCGACAAACGGTCGCGGAGCTGTTGGCGGACTGA
- a CDS encoding CPBP family intramembrane glutamic endopeptidase — MSDIVEALKELTLFAVIAAPIWAVLVRKRLREGSFLPYTPRWPVPWGPVGAFLAIGFLILSLLEAGASSGPADQAPAQSAMTADQFVQFAVLSAVLNLGLVFGLVVFFLKSGRSTLSDVGLPEDGTEVLSDLRLGVVTALASLLPVYALQVLLVVGLGVESEHPTLLQLLNDSNPLVLLAAWLTAGVVAPVFEEFVFRLLFQGWMERVEDEALGIAGRLTLEEGEDDGQEPEPKDEIDAGRFVDSDNPYASPQVHTLRRLRRRRGTPPTPPEETFAGLPHGWGPILISSFVFALLHLSQGAAVGPLFILALMLGYLYQRTHRITPSIFAHMTFNTISLLAAYATAHAS, encoded by the coding sequence ATGTCGGACATCGTTGAGGCGCTGAAGGAACTAACGCTGTTCGCGGTGATCGCGGCGCCCATCTGGGCGGTGCTGGTCCGCAAGCGGCTGCGGGAGGGGAGCTTCCTGCCGTATACGCCCCGCTGGCCCGTTCCCTGGGGCCCGGTGGGGGCGTTCCTCGCGATCGGCTTCTTGATCCTGTCGCTGCTCGAGGCGGGCGCCAGCTCAGGTCCCGCCGACCAGGCCCCGGCCCAATCGGCGATGACCGCCGACCAGTTTGTGCAGTTCGCGGTGCTGTCGGCTGTGCTGAACCTGGGCCTGGTCTTCGGCCTGGTGGTCTTCTTCCTCAAGTCCGGGCGCTCGACCCTGAGCGACGTGGGTCTGCCCGAGGACGGAACGGAGGTTCTGTCGGACCTGCGGCTGGGGGTCGTGACGGCGCTGGCGTCGCTGCTGCCGGTCTATGCGCTGCAGGTGTTGTTGGTGGTGGGGCTCGGCGTTGAGTCCGAGCACCCCACGCTGCTGCAGCTGCTCAACGACTCCAACCCGCTGGTGCTGCTGGCGGCCTGGCTGACCGCCGGCGTGGTGGCGCCCGTGTTCGAAGAGTTTGTCTTTCGCCTGCTGTTCCAGGGATGGATGGAACGCGTCGAGGACGAGGCCCTGGGAATCGCCGGCCGGCTGACCCTCGAAGAGGGCGAGGACGATGGCCAGGAGCCAGAGCCGAAGGACGAAATCGATGCCGGCCGCTTCGTGGACAGCGACAACCCCTACGCCTCGCCCCAGGTGCACACGCTACGCCGGCTGCGCCGCCGACGCGGCACGCCGCCCACCCCGCCCGAAGAGACCTTCGCCGGCCTGCCGCACGGCTGGGGGCCGATCCTGATCAGCTCGTTCGTCTTCGCGTTGCTGCACCTGTCGCAGGGCGCCGCGGTGGGGCCGCTGTTCATCCTGGCGTTGATGCTCGGCTACCTCTACCAGCGGACGCACCGCATCACGCCGTCGATCTTCGCCCACATGACGTTCAACACCATCTCGCTGCTGGCCGCGTACGCCACGGCGCACGCGTCGTGA
- the pgsA gene encoding CDP-diacylglycerol--glycerol-3-phosphate 3-phosphatidyltransferase encodes MANVWNVPNTLSAARIVMAVLCFAGLELGFVWAALALYVVATATDWLDGYWARKYGQVTQLGRILDPFADKLLVCGAFVYLAAAPGLGVAPWMAVVVLSRELLVTALRSFVEGSGGDFSAKWVGKWKMALQCAAIIIGLILMALPTPPVEWLRMAFLASLWGAVAITLYSGVVYVQAVVAFARGGGR; translated from the coding sequence ATGGCCAACGTCTGGAACGTCCCCAACACGCTCTCCGCGGCCCGCATCGTGATGGCGGTGCTCTGCTTCGCGGGGCTCGAGCTGGGCTTCGTCTGGGCCGCGTTGGCGCTGTACGTCGTGGCGACCGCCACCGACTGGCTCGACGGCTACTGGGCCCGCAAGTACGGCCAGGTCACCCAGCTCGGACGCATCCTCGACCCGTTCGCCGACAAGCTGCTGGTGTGCGGCGCGTTCGTCTACCTGGCGGCGGCGCCCGGGTTGGGCGTGGCGCCCTGGATGGCGGTGGTGGTGCTCAGCCGCGAGCTGCTGGTCACCGCGCTGCGGAGCTTCGTGGAGGGCTCGGGCGGCGACTTCTCGGCCAAGTGGGTCGGCAAGTGGAAGATGGCGCTGCAGTGCGCTGCGATCATCATTGGCTTAATCCTGATGGCCCTGCCCACGCCCCCGGTCGAGTGGCTGCGGATGGCGTTCCTGGCGTCGCTGTGGGGGGCGGTCGCGATCACGCTCTACTCCGGCGTGGTGTACGTGCAAGCGGTGGTGGCCTTCGCCCGCGGCGGCGGTCGCTAA
- a CDS encoding glycoside hydrolase family 43 protein, whose amino-acid sequence MTRTLLTAALLFWLTASSPCLAQTEGGLALPPMKPAGHAGEKPAAAPAEADLAAYLFVFHKDDDHSPHFALSRDGYTFTDLNHGRAVMSGRDLAEQQGVRDPYIARGPDGAFYLGLTDLHIFAQREGLRDTEWERPGEQYDWGNNRALVLMKSYDLINWTHTIYHVGEEFERFSDVGCLWAPQVIYDPAEEKMLVSFTTRFGRGRNNLYYAYANEAFTGFVGEPQELFQYPRDRNIIDSDIVHAAGAYHLFYVAHDRPGGIRHAVSDRINEGYVFDDTKVDPERVACEAPSVWRRLGTDTYVLMYDVFGLRPHNFGFSETTDFKTFKSIGRFNEGVMKTTNFTSPKHGAVVHLTDAEADRLASRWGLEDF is encoded by the coding sequence ATGACCCGCACCCTGTTAACTGCAGCCCTGTTGTTCTGGTTGACGGCCAGCTCGCCCTGCCTGGCTCAGACCGAGGGCGGCTTGGCTCTGCCGCCGATGAAGCCTGCGGGGCACGCCGGGGAGAAGCCCGCCGCGGCGCCGGCCGAAGCCGACCTGGCGGCCTACCTGTTTGTGTTCCACAAGGACGACGACCACAGCCCGCACTTCGCCCTCAGCCGCGACGGCTACACCTTCACCGACCTGAACCACGGCCGGGCCGTGATGAGCGGCCGCGACCTGGCCGAGCAGCAGGGCGTCCGCGACCCCTACATCGCCCGCGGGCCGGACGGCGCCTTCTACCTCGGCCTGACCGACCTGCACATCTTCGCGCAGCGCGAGGGCCTCCGCGACACCGAGTGGGAGCGGCCGGGCGAGCAGTACGACTGGGGCAACAACCGGGCGCTGGTGCTGATGAAGTCGTACGACCTGATCAACTGGACCCACACGATCTACCACGTCGGCGAGGAGTTCGAGCGGTTCAGCGACGTCGGCTGCCTGTGGGCGCCGCAGGTGATCTACGACCCGGCCGAGGAGAAGATGCTGGTGTCGTTCACCACGCGGTTCGGGCGGGGCCGCAACAACCTGTACTACGCGTACGCCAACGAGGCGTTCACCGGGTTTGTGGGCGAGCCGCAGGAGCTGTTCCAGTACCCCCGCGACCGCAACATCATCGACAGCGACATCGTGCACGCGGCCGGCGCGTACCACCTGTTCTACGTCGCCCACGACCGGCCCGGCGGCATCCGCCACGCGGTGTCCGACCGGATCAACGAGGGTTATGTCTTCGACGACACCAAGGTCGACCCGGAGCGGGTCGCCTGCGAGGCGCCCAGCGTGTGGCGCCGCCTCGGCACGGACACCTACGTGCTGATGTACGACGTGTTCGGCCTGCGGCCCCACAACTTCGGCTTCAGCGAGACCACCGACTTCAAGACCTTCAAGTCGATCGGCCGCTTCAACGAGGGCGTGATGAAGACCACCAACTTCACCTCCCCCAAGCACGGCGCGGTGGTGCACCTGACCGACGCCGAGGCGGACCGGCTGGCAAGCCGGTGGGGGCTGGAGGATTTCTAA
- a CDS encoding efflux RND transporter periplasmic adaptor subunit, which yields MTEVAKKVGQYVVLIAITVFACAVMWYVSSRSTGVHDDAAGVAKPAVAARTKALVSVTAIRPEVVDLTVRQSGKIRAWEDYTLAFEVAGRVQELGVNEQGRPLDVGDRVQAGQVLARLDDRIYAARKSEAVAQLEQAASDLRRDRRLFEQGRGALTEAEYQDTLTRQAVALAQQEVAIKNLEDTVLVSPVTGTIARRLVEAGESVTAHEAVFEVVENDQLLLVVDVPESRVRELEARMRQVEKARRENRSADPEDKVFRARVNLEGRDAFGARPPMINGEVHQIAQVADERTKLFEVEIRIDNRDRLLRPGMVATADLVTKRVLAYRVPDVAVMFRGADAYLFTVREQPTPVEAIFWEVGQADLRVANRVNLEQWVDQGDSIVVPAADHDLHAVVTRGQQRLTDGQYVRVVNADELRGGMTDATAQRRPDQDQAADVN from the coding sequence GTGACCGAAGTTGCCAAGAAGGTTGGTCAGTACGTCGTGCTGATCGCGATCACGGTCTTCGCCTGCGCCGTGATGTGGTACGTCAGCTCGCGGAGCACCGGCGTGCACGACGACGCGGCTGGCGTCGCGAAGCCCGCGGTCGCGGCGCGCACCAAGGCGCTGGTCAGCGTTACCGCGATCCGCCCCGAGGTTGTCGACCTGACGGTCAGGCAGAGTGGCAAGATCCGCGCGTGGGAAGACTACACGCTGGCCTTCGAGGTCGCCGGACGGGTGCAGGAGCTGGGCGTCAACGAGCAGGGCAGGCCGCTCGACGTGGGCGACCGCGTGCAGGCCGGTCAGGTGCTCGCGCGGCTCGACGACCGCATCTACGCCGCCCGCAAGTCCGAGGCGGTCGCGCAGCTCGAGCAGGCCGCGTCCGACCTCCGCCGCGACCGCCGCCTGTTCGAGCAGGGCCGCGGCGCGCTGACCGAGGCCGAGTACCAGGACACCCTCACTCGCCAGGCGGTCGCGCTCGCCCAGCAAGAGGTGGCGATCAAGAACCTGGAGGACACGGTGTTGGTCTCGCCCGTGACCGGCACCATCGCCCGCCGCCTGGTCGAGGCCGGCGAGTCGGTGACCGCCCACGAGGCCGTGTTCGAAGTCGTCGAGAACGACCAGTTGCTGCTGGTGGTCGACGTGCCCGAGTCGCGCGTCCGCGAGCTCGAGGCGCGGATGCGGCAGGTGGAGAAGGCCCGACGCGAGAACCGCTCGGCCGACCCGGAGGACAAGGTGTTCCGCGCCCGCGTGAACCTGGAGGGCCGCGACGCGTTCGGCGCCCGGCCGCCGATGATCAACGGCGAGGTGCACCAGATCGCCCAGGTGGCGGACGAGCGAACCAAGCTGTTCGAGGTCGAGATCCGCATCGACAACCGCGACCGGCTGCTGCGGCCTGGCATGGTCGCCACGGCCGACCTGGTGACCAAACGCGTGCTGGCGTACCGCGTGCCCGACGTGGCGGTGATGTTCCGCGGCGCCGACGCCTACCTGTTCACCGTCCGCGAGCAGCCCACCCCGGTCGAGGCGATCTTCTGGGAGGTCGGCCAGGCCGACCTGCGGGTGGCCAACCGGGTGAACCTCGAGCAGTGGGTCGACCAGGGCGACTCGATCGTCGTGCCGGCCGCCGACCACGACCTGCACGCCGTGGTGACCCGTGGCCAGCAGCGGCTGACCGACGGCCAGTACGTGCGGGTGGTGAACGCCGACGAGCTGCGCGGCGGCATGACCGACGCCACCGCCCAGCGACGGCCTGACCAGGACCAGGCCGCCGACGTCAACTAA